From the genome of Deinococcus reticulitermitis, one region includes:
- a CDS encoding GNAT family N-acetyltransferase, whose translation MRLGIERGGRLIGYGDWASITPQSAELGLAIGESRLWGQGLGVEAGRLLIAYAFGVLGLPQVRAEVHAPNTRSRRLMPKLGFREVGVVGEETYGGQPTPLIGFTLSREDWNALSPKPRG comes from the coding sequence GTGCGCCTGGGCATCGAGCGGGGAGGCCGGCTGATCGGCTACGGCGACTGGGCATCGATCACCCCGCAGTCGGCGGAACTCGGCCTCGCCATCGGGGAGAGCAGGCTGTGGGGCCAGGGCCTCGGGGTGGAGGCCGGGCGGCTTCTGATCGCGTACGCCTTTGGAGTTCTCGGTCTGCCGCAGGTGAGGGCCGAAGTGCACGCGCCCAACACGCGCTCGCGGCGGCTGATGCCCAAGCTGGGCTTCCGGGAAGTTGGAGTGGTGGGCGAGGAGACGTATGGGGGTCAACCGACGCCTCTGATCGGCTTCACGCTGAGCCGGGAGGACTGGAACGCCCTTTCCCCTAAGCCTCGGGGGTAG